Proteins found in one Gloeocapsa sp. PCC 73106 genomic segment:
- a CDS encoding Uma2 family endonuclease: MIASYTLDFSSVCQLTDEQFYQLCRKNPDVKLERNAQGEIIIMPPTGGETGKLNAKLISRFVVWNEQTQLGEVFDSSTCFKFPNGANRSPDVSWIKQERWNILTPEEKEKFPPIVPDFVLELMSPSDHLSQTQRKMEEYIEQGVKLGWLINRKNRQVEIYRSERDVEIVESPTMLAGEDILSGFVLDLQIVWN; encoded by the coding sequence ATGATCGCTTCTTATACTCTCGACTTTTCATCAGTCTGTCAGCTCACCGACGAGCAATTTTATCAACTGTGTAGAAAAAATCCAGACGTCAAACTTGAACGTAATGCTCAAGGAGAAATTATCATTATGCCTCCCACGGGTGGAGAAACAGGAAAACTTAATGCTAAACTAATCAGTCGCTTTGTTGTCTGGAACGAACAAACCCAATTAGGTGAAGTCTTTGATTCTTCCACCTGTTTCAAATTTCCCAATGGGGCTAACCGTTCGCCGGATGTCTCCTGGATTAAACAGGAAAGATGGAATATCCTCACCCCTGAAGAAAAAGAAAAGTTTCCTCCCATTGTCCCTGATTTTGTCCTTGAATTAATGTCTCCTAGCGATCACTTATCACAAACCCAGAGAAAAATGGAGGAATATATCGAACAGGGGGTTAAACTCGGGTGGTTAATCAACCGGAAAAACCGCCAAGTAGAAATTTATCGATCAGAACGCGATGTAGAAATAGTGGAATCCCCTACTATGCTAGCGGGGGAAGATATTCTGTCGGGTTTTGTTCTAGATTTGCAGATTGTTTGGAATTGA
- the ndhC gene encoding photosynthetic/respiratory NAD(P)H-quinone oxidoreductase subunit C: MFVLSGYEYLLGFLFVSSLVPILALTASKLLRPSGGGPERRTTYESGMEPIGGAWIQFNIRYYMFALVFVVFDVETVFLYPWAVAFNSLGLFAFIEALIFIAVLVIALVYAWRKGALEWS, encoded by the coding sequence GTGTTTGTCCTTAGTGGTTACGAATATTTACTAGGTTTTCTTTTTGTCAGCAGTTTGGTGCCTATCCTCGCTCTGACCGCTTCAAAACTCCTCAGACCCAGTGGCGGTGGTCCAGAAAGACGAACTACTTATGAGTCGGGAATGGAACCCATCGGTGGCGCTTGGATTCAGTTTAACATTCGCTATTATATGTTCGCCTTGGTGTTCGTGGTTTTTGACGTAGAAACCGTCTTTTTATACCCTTGGGCTGTCGCTTTCAATAGCTTAGGACTATTTGCTTTTATCGAAGCCCTAATTTTTATCGCTGTCCTGGTGATTGCTCTAGTATACGCCTGGAGAAAAGGCGCTTTAGAATGGTCTTGA
- a CDS encoding MlaD family protein, whose amino-acid sequence MTSRSTREGSVGLLILLGIFTIGAAIYWLKDVRFGQTTYQINVDFPQANGVGRGTPVLFRGVQVGRVVSVTPKTNGIEAKLEITPGELRMPPELLIEPSRQGLIGEAVVEITPSVLISDDIGTMTPISPDCDSQVIVCDGDRLTGRASGQVLNSLAQLAELYGDPEFFENFTNALASLSVASEEIVTLSRDLSAFTEVLETEVKQLGVNANQITASINGTADNINNLTKEVALVTNNLNDLIVNNSDNITTTIASINQSSDELGLLVAELRPTIAQLNSTLTDSDITQLLNNLEVLSANLRDFSDQLSSETNILTIQQLLDSARATFANAEKITADLDQLTGDPQFRDNVRRLVNGLSQLVSSTEQLEQRVQTAQVLNTVASQLETKELSKPILTKPVKNY is encoded by the coding sequence ATGACATCGCGATCAACCCGAGAAGGTTCAGTCGGTTTATTGATTCTATTGGGAATTTTTACCATAGGGGCAGCTATATACTGGTTAAAAGATGTTCGCTTCGGTCAAACTACCTACCAAATTAATGTCGATTTTCCCCAAGCCAATGGGGTGGGTCGGGGAACTCCCGTGCTTTTCCGTGGGGTACAAGTCGGTAGAGTAGTTTCTGTTACACCCAAGACTAACGGTATCGAAGCTAAACTAGAAATCACCCCAGGGGAATTACGTATGCCTCCTGAGTTATTGATTGAACCTAGTCGTCAAGGTTTAATCGGTGAAGCAGTGGTAGAAATTACCCCATCAGTGCTTATTTCAGACGACATCGGCACTATGACACCGATTAGCCCCGATTGTGACTCCCAAGTAATCGTCTGCGATGGCGATCGCCTGACAGGACGCGCTTCAGGACAGGTACTCAATAGTTTAGCTCAACTCGCTGAACTCTACGGCGATCCAGAATTTTTCGAAAATTTCACTAACGCCCTCGCCAGTTTATCTGTAGCCTCAGAAGAAATCGTTACTCTCTCGCGAGATCTTTCGGCATTCACCGAGGTATTGGAAACAGAAGTTAAACAATTGGGCGTTAACGCCAATCAAATTACTGCCAGTATCAACGGAACCGCCGACAATATCAACAACTTGACCAAAGAAGTAGCACTTGTCACTAATAACCTTAACGATTTAATCGTCAATAACAGTGACAATATCACCACCACCATCGCTAGTATCAATCAAAGCAGCGACGAATTGGGTCTATTGGTTGCCGAACTCAGACCAACGATCGCTCAACTCAATAGCACTCTAACCGATAGCGATATCACTCAACTACTCAATAATCTCGAAGTTCTCAGCGCCAATTTGCGGGACTTTAGCGACCAACTCAGTAGCGAAACCAACATACTGACCATACAACAACTTCTCGATTCAGCCAGAGCGACTTTTGCTAACGCTGAAAAAATCACCGCGGATCTCGATCAGTTAACAGGCGATCCTCAATTTCGTGATAACGTCAGAAGATTAGTAAACGGCTTGAGTCAACTCGTTTCTTCAACCGAACAATTAGAACAAAGAGTCCAAACCGCACAAGTCCTCAACACCGTTGCTTCACAACTAGAGACCAAAGAATTAAGCAAACCGATTCTCACTAAACCAGTCAAAAATTATTGA
- the ftsH gene encoding ATP-dependent zinc metalloprotease FtsH, which produces MKTSTPRLSAYPKFIEQVKSAQVQRVVFHGDRLEYSLKPQFDDQMYSTRLFGSKEELYSLLESQNVEYTNLAAANTTENVVALLLSAGVLAGTCAFLMKLSNSGAVGTGMNKSRPSVYNQGKTGVSFADVAGIDEAKAELQEIVDFLSNGDKYRKIGAKIPKGVLLVGPPGTGKTLLAKAVAQEAGVPFLSMSGSEFVEVYVGVGASRVRDLFNRAKRQAPCIVFIDELDAIGKSRSNNPNLGNDEREQTLNQLLTEMDGFNGNEGVIVLGATNRPEILDAALRRPGRFDRQVLVDRPDKSSRLAILQVHGRGVALGEDVDFEAIAQQTFGFVGADLANLVNEAALLAARVNRQVVLMKDFGEAFERVVAGLEKKSRILSPMERQIVAYHEVGHALVGAIMPGSTKVAKISIVPRGLGALGYTLQMPQEERFLLLEDELRGQLATLLGGRAAEELIFGKVSTGASDDIQKVTDLAGRAVTQYGMSNTLGPVAFEKNSARFLEDSASRRPISEEVAVEIDRQVKHLIDEAYAKALAILKLNRDLLESTTQVLLEQEVLQGDELQAILAGVRV; this is translated from the coding sequence ATGAAAACATCAACTCCCAGACTTTCGGCTTACCCTAAATTTATCGAACAAGTTAAATCTGCTCAAGTGCAACGAGTGGTTTTTCACGGCGATCGCCTCGAATACAGTCTTAAACCTCAATTTGATGACCAGATGTACTCTACTCGACTGTTTGGCTCTAAAGAAGAGCTGTATAGCTTATTAGAAAGTCAGAACGTAGAGTATACCAATTTAGCCGCTGCTAATACCACCGAGAATGTGGTGGCGCTTTTACTTTCTGCAGGTGTCCTCGCGGGAACTTGTGCTTTCTTGATGAAACTCAGTAATTCTGGGGCTGTCGGTACGGGTATGAATAAAAGTCGACCCTCTGTGTACAATCAGGGTAAAACTGGGGTGAGTTTTGCTGATGTCGCGGGAATAGATGAAGCTAAAGCAGAACTACAGGAAATTGTTGATTTTCTTTCTAATGGGGACAAATACCGAAAAATTGGCGCGAAAATCCCTAAAGGCGTCCTTTTAGTCGGACCTCCAGGAACGGGTAAAACTTTACTAGCTAAAGCGGTTGCTCAAGAAGCGGGTGTTCCTTTTTTGAGTATGTCTGGCTCAGAATTTGTCGAAGTGTATGTAGGTGTAGGTGCTTCACGAGTACGAGATTTATTCAATCGAGCTAAACGCCAAGCGCCTTGTATTGTCTTTATCGATGAACTAGACGCGATCGGTAAAAGCCGCAGTAACAATCCCAATCTGGGTAATGATGAGCGAGAACAAACCCTCAATCAATTACTCACGGAAATGGATGGCTTTAACGGTAATGAGGGGGTAATAGTACTAGGGGCTACTAATCGTCCAGAAATTTTGGATGCGGCTTTACGTCGTCCTGGTCGCTTCGATCGCCAAGTGTTAGTAGATCGTCCTGACAAAAGCAGTCGTTTGGCAATTCTACAAGTACACGGTCGTGGTGTGGCTTTGGGTGAAGATGTAGATTTCGAGGCGATCGCTCAGCAAACTTTTGGATTTGTGGGCGCTGATTTAGCTAATCTCGTCAATGAAGCTGCTCTACTGGCGGCTCGTGTCAATCGTCAGGTAGTCTTAATGAAGGATTTTGGCGAAGCCTTTGAGCGTGTAGTAGCGGGTTTAGAGAAAAAATCTCGTATTCTGAGTCCCATGGAACGTCAAATCGTAGCCTACCATGAGGTGGGTCATGCTTTAGTGGGTGCGATTATGCCAGGAAGTACCAAAGTTGCTAAAATCTCTATCGTTCCTCGCGGTTTGGGTGCTTTGGGCTACACTCTACAAATGCCTCAGGAAGAGCGCTTTTTATTGTTAGAAGATGAATTACGGGGACAACTAGCCACTTTATTGGGGGGACGCGCTGCAGAAGAGCTAATTTTTGGTAAGGTTTCTACTGGCGCTAGTGATGATATCCAAAAGGTGACGGATTTGGCGGGACGCGCTGTTACTCAATACGGAATGAGTAATACATTAGGTCCTGTAGCTTTTGAGAAGAATTCGGCGCGCTTTTTAGAAGATAGTGCTTCTCGTCGTCCCATCAGCGAGGAGGTAGCGGTAGAAATTGATCGCCAAGTCAAGCATCTCATCGATGAAGCTTACGCTAAGGCTTTAGCTATATTGAAACTTAATCGCGATTTATTAGAGTCGACAACGCAAGTTTTACTCGAGCAAGAAGTCTTACAAGGCGATGAGTTACAGGCAATTCTCGCAGGTGTAAGGGTTTAG
- a CDS encoding ATP-binding protein, with translation MSSSFLSLQDFLDPVQEMARNVNLDHQIKIIFRLGVNKAIVVDEGRYPLGVVYARSILAKYLENQAIMPNQAQLDSLVEPITILPAAMSLVDYYREFSHSQLESKCCVLVDNGKKLLGVLNQANLLKAIALHKLPEQNLLALLEKLPLPVMLKTSQGRILAQNHQWRQQIGDFVPTDEIINTDTVLATLCLIPTSVSNLQTYRHLPQNAPSPWEFSKVPLDRLDLVPADSEAEKLVWLILANDLSQQQELYSQLASKQIDLVELNRIKDEFLSGITHDLKSPLTAIIGLSTLLKEKKLGELNPRQSRYVDLIYQSGRQMMTLVNDLLDLNRLETGQLKLSPEAINLQSICKLAYEQIKDKLKQEKLVFSLEIETSLNTITADPLRLGQMLAHLLENAIKFTPTGGKIGLKVNTWQNWLALTVWDTGMGIPETSQQMVLQKCQSTGRGLGLVLTKRLAQIHGGDISFLSIEAKGSRFTILLPLDPNQVNLQVNPIVLLVEVIPGYIEELNESVESLNYRVVIARTGTEALEKARQLKPHCILLNPCLPFLSGWDLLILLKSDPETQKIPVILTTTPSEEVKEIAKQADGVLTLPVDLEVLASILQTSQPKKQKKLTILYLYPGSEISQVSDHQLEWLLHTRTSGLIKRILEADSLEQAELLAKVWEVDAIVLNGSHLSNPAKELSVLIEYEGLAELPLITLDDQTTKAANQIPGLQVYPCLVNPETQNVEYLLQVIEIAVNLTSSP, from the coding sequence ATGTCTAGTTCTTTTCTCAGTCTCCAAGACTTCCTTGATCCAGTGCAGGAGATGGCAAGAAACGTCAACTTAGATCATCAAATTAAAATAATCTTTCGATTGGGTGTAAACAAGGCGATCGTGGTAGATGAAGGGCGATATCCTCTGGGCGTAGTCTACGCTCGTAGTATTTTAGCTAAATACCTCGAAAATCAAGCGATAATGCCAAATCAGGCACAGTTAGACTCTTTGGTTGAACCGATAACCATATTACCGGCGGCTATGAGTCTAGTAGATTATTATAGAGAATTCTCCCACAGTCAATTAGAATCTAAATGTTGCGTTCTAGTAGATAATGGAAAAAAATTATTGGGTGTACTTAATCAAGCTAATCTACTCAAGGCGATCGCTCTACATAAACTACCAGAACAAAACCTACTAGCATTATTAGAAAAATTACCCCTACCGGTGATGTTAAAGACATCCCAAGGGAGAATATTAGCTCAAAATCACCAGTGGCGTCAACAAATAGGAGACTTTGTCCCCACCGATGAGATTATCAACACAGACACCGTCTTAGCAACACTATGCCTAATCCCTACTTCCGTCAGTAACTTACAAACTTATCGACATCTACCTCAAAATGCTCCCTCTCCCTGGGAATTTTCCAAAGTACCTCTAGATAGGTTAGACTTGGTACCGGCAGATTCAGAAGCAGAAAAACTAGTTTGGCTCATTTTAGCCAACGATTTGAGTCAACAGCAAGAATTATACTCTCAATTAGCCTCTAAACAAATAGATTTAGTTGAGTTAAATCGCATCAAAGACGAATTTCTCTCCGGTATAACTCACGACCTCAAATCCCCCCTGACGGCTATTATTGGGTTATCCACTTTACTCAAAGAAAAAAAACTCGGAGAATTAAATCCTAGACAATCTCGCTACGTAGACTTAATTTATCAGAGTGGACGACAAATGATGACCCTGGTAAATGATTTATTAGACTTAAATCGTTTAGAAACGGGACAATTAAAACTATCTCCAGAAGCGATTAACCTTCAATCTATCTGTAAACTCGCTTACGAACAAATTAAAGATAAATTAAAACAAGAAAAATTAGTATTCTCTCTAGAAATTGAAACTAGCTTAAACACCATCACAGCCGATCCCCTCCGTTTAGGTCAAATGTTAGCTCATCTGCTCGAAAATGCGATTAAATTTACACCAACAGGGGGTAAAATCGGCTTAAAAGTGAATACTTGGCAAAATTGGTTAGCTTTGACAGTGTGGGATACGGGAATGGGTATCCCCGAAACATCTCAACAAATGGTTTTGCAAAAATGCCAATCAACAGGGAGAGGTTTAGGGTTAGTCTTGACTAAACGTTTAGCCCAAATTCATGGGGGAGATATTTCTTTTTTATCTATTGAAGCTAAAGGAAGTCGCTTCACAATTTTACTCCCTCTCGACCCTAATCAGGTAAATCTGCAGGTTAATCCTATCGTTTTGTTAGTAGAGGTTATTCCCGGATATATCGAAGAATTAAACGAATCAGTCGAGAGTTTAAATTATCGGGTAGTAATCGCTAGAACAGGTACAGAAGCATTAGAAAAGGCGCGTCAATTAAAACCTCATTGTATTCTACTTAATCCTTGTTTACCATTTCTCTCGGGTTGGGATTTATTAATTCTATTAAAATCTGACCCGGAAACACAAAAAATACCGGTAATTTTAACTACAACTCCCTCAGAAGAAGTAAAAGAAATAGCTAAACAAGCTGACGGAGTCTTAACTCTACCAGTAGATTTAGAGGTATTAGCATCAATTCTGCAAACTTCTCAACCGAAAAAACAAAAAAAACTCACCATACTATACTTGTATCCGGGGTCAGAAATATCCCAGGTTAGCGATCATCAACTGGAGTGGTTACTACATACCCGTACCTCCGGGTTGATTAAGCGTATTTTAGAAGCAGATAGTTTAGAACAAGCAGAATTATTGGCTAAAGTTTGGGAAGTAGATGCTATAGTGCTCAATGGCTCTCATTTGAGTAATCCAGCTAAAGAGTTATCAGTATTGATTGAGTACGAAGGGTTAGCAGAACTACCCTTGATTACCCTAGATGATCAAACTACCAAAGCCGCCAACCAAATACCAGGGTTGCAGGTGTATCCCTGTTTAGTTAACCCAGAAACACAAAACGTAGAATACTTACTACAGGTCATCGAAATAGCAGTAAATTTAACATCCTCCCCATGA
- the bchI gene encoding magnesium chelatase ATPase subunit I: protein MTATVAAPDKTRRLVFPFTAIVGQAEMKLALLLNVIDPKIGGVMIMGDRGTGKSTTIRALADLLPEIDVVAGDPFNSDPQDPELMSDEIREQIAQDLPITITQKKVPMVDLPLGATEDRVCGTIDIEKALSEGVKAFEPGLLAKANRGILYVDEVNLLDDHLVDVLLDSAASGWNTVEREGISIRHPARFVLVGSGNPEEGELRPQLLDRFGMHAEIHTVKEPNLRVQIVEQRAAFDQEPQLFSQKYQQEQIELQEQLIQAQKVLPEVYLDYELRLKISQVCSELDVDGLRGDIVTNRAAKALAAFEYRAVVTVDDIRRVITLCLRHRLRKDPLESIDSGYKVQKVFDRVFGLES, encoded by the coding sequence ATGACAGCTACAGTAGCAGCACCTGACAAAACCCGTCGCCTCGTTTTTCCCTTTACCGCAATCGTGGGACAAGCAGAAATGAAACTAGCACTGCTACTAAACGTGATCGACCCCAAAATTGGAGGGGTAATGATTATGGGCGATCGCGGTACAGGTAAATCTACCACCATTCGCGCTCTGGCTGATTTACTCCCAGAAATCGACGTCGTCGCAGGAGATCCCTTTAACTCCGATCCCCAAGATCCCGAACTGATGAGCGATGAAATCAGAGAACAAATAGCACAAGATCTACCCATCACCATCACCCAGAAAAAGGTTCCCATGGTAGACTTACCCCTAGGCGCTACCGAGGATCGAGTTTGCGGCACAATTGACATTGAAAAAGCCCTTTCTGAAGGAGTCAAAGCCTTCGAACCAGGATTACTAGCCAAAGCTAATCGCGGTATCCTCTACGTAGACGAAGTTAACCTACTCGATGATCACCTGGTAGACGTTTTACTCGATTCCGCTGCCAGTGGTTGGAACACCGTAGAGAGAGAAGGTATTTCCATTCGTCATCCTGCTCGTTTTGTTCTAGTTGGTTCAGGTAACCCAGAAGAAGGAGAACTACGTCCCCAACTCCTCGATCGCTTCGGTATGCACGCCGAAATTCATACCGTCAAAGAACCAAACTTACGCGTACAAATCGTCGAACAAAGAGCCGCTTTTGATCAAGAACCCCAGCTTTTTAGTCAAAAATATCAACAAGAACAAATCGAACTCCAGGAACAGCTAATACAAGCCCAGAAAGTTTTACCTGAAGTCTATCTTGATTATGAACTGAGACTCAAAATCTCTCAGGTTTGTTCTGAACTCGACGTAGACGGACTCAGAGGAGATATCGTCACCAATCGTGCTGCTAAGGCTTTAGCCGCTTTTGAATATCGTGCAGTCGTCACTGTAGATGATATTCGCCGGGTTATTACCCTGTGTTTACGTCACAGACTGCGTAAAGATCCTTTAGAATCTATAGATTCCGGTTATAAAGTCCAAAAAGTTTTTGATCGAGTTTTCGGTCTAGAAAGTTAA
- a CDS encoding ABC transporter ATP-binding protein, which yields MTTPNPNAKEPLVELKGACKAFGSNVILDEVDLTIYRGDALGLIGPSGTGKSTILRLIAGLSPLDSGKVYIKGKERLGLAEDEQSPMAMSLVFQQSALFDSLTVGENVGFILYEHSNLSQQKIQDLVEQKLQMVGLGGISHLYPAELSGGMRKRVSFARAIMSNPERPEDKPEILLYDEPTAGLDPIASTVIEDLVRQIQRDFACNTYVMVSHQESTIRRTAERIIFLYQGKIQWTGTFAEMKTTDNPLVRQFCSASTTGPIKVR from the coding sequence ATGACCACACCTAACCCTAATGCTAAAGAGCCTCTCGTTGAATTAAAGGGCGCTTGTAAAGCCTTTGGTAGTAACGTTATCCTCGATGAAGTAGATTTAACTATCTACCGAGGCGACGCCCTAGGGCTAATTGGTCCTTCTGGGACGGGAAAATCCACGATTCTACGCCTAATCGCGGGATTATCACCCTTAGATAGCGGTAAAGTTTACATCAAAGGCAAAGAAAGATTGGGTCTAGCTGAAGATGAGCAAAGCCCCATGGCTATGAGTTTAGTCTTTCAGCAATCCGCTCTCTTTGACTCTTTGACTGTGGGAGAAAACGTCGGTTTTATCCTCTATGAACACTCTAATTTATCTCAACAAAAAATTCAGGACTTAGTAGAGCAAAAATTACAAATGGTGGGGTTAGGGGGAATTAGTCATCTTTATCCCGCCGAACTATCCGGGGGAATGCGCAAGCGAGTCAGTTTCGCTCGAGCGATTATGTCAAATCCAGAAAGACCCGAGGATAAACCAGAAATTCTACTATATGATGAACCGACAGCGGGATTAGATCCCATCGCTTCAACGGTAATTGAAGATTTAGTCCGACAAATACAACGAGATTTTGCGTGCAATACGTACGTAATGGTCTCTCATCAAGAAAGCACGATACGACGTACAGCAGAAAGAATAATTTTTCTCTATCAAGGTAAAATTCAGTGGACAGGTACTTTTGCGGAAATGAAAACCACAGATAATCCTCTAGTCAGACAGTTTTGTAGCGCAAGTACCACCGGACCAATTAAAGTGAGGTAA
- a CDS encoding NADH dehydrogenase subunit K yields the protein MNPNLTFERQQTEKILNPIDHGQVTQDLSENVILTTVDDLHNWARLSSLWPLLYGTACCFIEFAALIGSRFDFDRFGLVPRSSPRQADLIITAGTVTMKMAPALIRLYEQMPEPKYVIAMGACTITGGMFSTDSPSAVRGVDKLIPVDVYIPGCPPRPEAIIDAIVKLRKKVANESIQERAWKLEQTHRYYSLTHNLKPVAPILTGKYLQLPTQQAQPAELTSGERLPLSSKLMQPQQEEINSDGQ from the coding sequence ATGAACCCTAATTTAACCTTTGAACGACAACAGACCGAAAAAATTCTTAACCCCATTGATCACGGTCAAGTAACCCAGGATTTATCGGAAAATGTTATTTTGACTACAGTAGATGACTTGCACAACTGGGCGAGATTATCGAGTTTATGGCCTCTACTCTACGGCACAGCTTGCTGTTTCATCGAATTTGCTGCTCTAATTGGCTCCCGCTTTGACTTTGACCGTTTTGGTTTAGTACCTCGTTCTAGTCCCAGACAAGCCGATTTAATTATCACCGCAGGGACAGTAACTATGAAAATGGCTCCCGCTTTAATTCGTCTCTACGAACAAATGCCAGAACCAAAATACGTGATCGCTATGGGCGCCTGCACGATCACTGGAGGTATGTTTAGCACCGACTCTCCCTCAGCAGTCAGAGGTGTAGATAAACTTATCCCAGTAGATGTTTATATACCCGGTTGTCCACCTCGTCCAGAAGCGATTATCGACGCTATTGTTAAACTGCGCAAAAAAGTAGCTAACGAGTCAATTCAAGAAAGAGCTTGGAAACTAGAGCAAACTCATCGCTATTACAGCCTCACTCATAATCTCAAACCAGTGGCGCCGATCCTCACAGGTAAATATCTCCAATTACCTACCCAGCAAGCACAACCTGCAGAATTGACCTCAGGAGAACGGCTACCGTTATCTTCAAAATTAATGCAACCCCAACAGGAGGAAATAAATAGTGACGGACAATAG
- a CDS encoding diflavin flavoprotein has translation MVQTPTKQRLTLQTDVIASNTTAVRSLDWDRDRFDIEFGLQNGTTYNSYLIQGDKLALIDTSHAKFRELYLDLINELINPQDIDYLVISHTEPDHSGLVKDILRLAPQAVVVASKVAIQFLENFVHQPFERKIVKNGDQLDLGKGHILEFVSAPNLHWPDTMLTYDHCTGILYTCDVFGMHYCSDKLFDEDLKAIEPDYRFYYQCLMAPNARSVIAAMKRMDSLGELTLVANGHGPILKYNTKELLERYRNWSQEQAKGAKTVAIFYISDYGYSDRLAQAIAKGMTKTDVAVEMVDLKSADTQEVQEAVKHAEAIVIGMPPLQGSQTESNLGTILAAAESKQLIGLYESYGGNDEPIDPLLAKFLAVGAKEAFSAIRIKETPTEAIYQLCEEAGTDLGQALNQKTVIKQRKAVDNELDKAIGRISGGLYIITAKKGDISSAMLASWVSQASFEPPGITIAVAKDRAIESLMQVGDRFVLNVLEEGNYQQLMKHFLKRFPPGADRFAGIKTQAAVNGSPILSEALAYLECTVISRLECSDHWIVYSQINQGRVSHLDALTAVHHRKVGNYY, from the coding sequence ATGGTACAAACACCCACGAAACAAAGACTAACGCTCCAAACCGATGTAATTGCTTCAAATACCACAGCAGTACGCTCTTTAGATTGGGATCGCGATCGCTTTGATATCGAGTTCGGCCTACAAAACGGAACTACTTATAACTCTTACCTGATTCAAGGCGATAAATTAGCCCTGATAGACACATCCCACGCCAAATTCCGAGAACTATACCTGGACTTGATCAACGAGCTGATTAACCCCCAAGACATAGACTATCTGGTAATTAGTCACACCGAACCAGATCACAGCGGTTTAGTCAAAGATATTTTAAGATTAGCCCCACAAGCGGTAGTAGTAGCCTCAAAAGTAGCGATTCAATTTTTAGAAAATTTTGTTCACCAACCCTTTGAACGTAAGATAGTCAAAAATGGTGACCAACTAGACTTAGGCAAAGGTCATATTCTGGAATTTGTCAGCGCACCCAACCTACACTGGCCCGACACCATGCTTACCTACGACCATTGCACGGGAATATTATATACCTGTGATGTCTTTGGGATGCACTATTGCTCAGATAAGCTATTCGACGAAGATTTAAAGGCGATAGAACCTGATTACCGCTTCTACTATCAGTGTCTGATGGCCCCTAACGCCCGATCAGTAATCGCCGCCATGAAACGCATGGACAGTCTCGGAGAATTGACCTTAGTAGCTAATGGTCATGGTCCAATCCTTAAATATAACACAAAAGAATTATTAGAACGCTATAGAAATTGGAGTCAAGAACAAGCCAAGGGAGCCAAAACCGTAGCAATTTTCTATATCTCCGACTACGGTTACAGCGATCGCCTCGCCCAAGCCATCGCCAAAGGAATGACCAAAACCGACGTAGCTGTAGAAATGGTTGATCTCAAAAGCGCCGACACTCAAGAAGTACAAGAAGCAGTCAAACACGCCGAAGCGATTGTAATTGGGATGCCCCCCCTACAAGGAAGTCAAACCGAAAGCAACCTAGGCACGATTCTAGCCGCAGCCGAGAGTAAACAACTCATAGGACTATACGAATCCTATGGTGGTAACGACGAACCCATCGACCCACTCTTAGCTAAATTTTTAGCCGTAGGCGCCAAAGAAGCTTTCAGCGCGATTCGCATCAAAGAAACACCCACCGAAGCCATCTACCAACTCTGCGAAGAAGCGGGAACCGATTTAGGACAAGCTTTAAATCAAAAAACGGTCATTAAACAACGCAAAGCTGTAGATAACGAATTAGACAAAGCCATCGGACGTATTAGTGGAGGCTTGTACATCATCACCGCTAAAAAAGGGGATATTAGCAGCGCGATGCTAGCATCTTGGGTGTCTCAAGCTAGCTTTGAACCACCAGGAATCACTATCGCTGTGGCTAAAGATCGGGCTATAGAATCTCTGATGCAAGTAGGCGATCGCTTCGTCCTCAATGTCCTAGAAGAGGGCAATTATCAACAACTGATGAAACATTTTCTCAAGCGCTTTCCCCCCGGTGCGGATCGCTTCGCGGGAATAAAAACTCAAGCCGCCGTCAACGGTTCCCCTATCCTCAGTGAAGCCCTAGCCTATCTAGAATGTACGGTAATCAGTCGCTTAGAATGTAGCGATCATTGGATCGTTTACAGTCAAATCAACCAGGGACGAGTCTCTCACCTAGACGCCCTCACCGCCGTACACCACCGTAAGGTAGGTAATTACTACTAA